In Paenibacillus sp. 1781tsa1, one DNA window encodes the following:
- a CDS encoding Imm41 family immunity protein, with protein sequence MEQALQILMRNAGAEESTFLYMLHEEARFDQGLFWQYVNSIMELTRLTANQPLDREISSAVSFTYSKIIEYLQWHQLDRDVYEIIQFPYVYAHQIVNLLGNVVNGFYKGIAPDEASFDEEFPNPVFTGEMAEEQPTILQLGYYKQHTNVHSLAFREEEGTYRIVLNEEEDRDLADFRLSRREVEGTYLFTAPDASSAHQYFHEWVMENRAPYRSQRGVHRMNVNEHVIEHQPLTFVGIKRTFSCVDGENLRGIPKMWQDALADGIEERLNGFNNGAIPGLVGICVDQRELQDNQMEYWIATSHSGEVPEGLMSIELPASHWVVFEADALEPEAIQRLWHYIMTEWFPSTTYKHAGIPELEVYKGHRTPPQIWIPVVVQKVRF encoded by the coding sequence AAGCACTTCAGATACTGATGCGAAATGCAGGTGCAGAAGAGAGCACCTTTTTGTATATGCTGCATGAGGAGGCACGTTTCGATCAGGGACTATTCTGGCAATACGTGAACAGTATTATGGAACTGACTCGTCTTACTGCCAATCAGCCGTTGGATCGAGAAATTTCCAGTGCCGTTAGCTTTACATATTCCAAAATCATAGAGTATCTGCAATGGCATCAGTTGGATCGTGATGTGTATGAGATTATACAGTTTCCATATGTCTACGCACATCAGATTGTGAATCTGCTAGGCAATGTAGTCAATGGCTTCTATAAAGGTATCGCACCAGATGAAGCCAGTTTCGATGAGGAGTTTCCCAATCCGGTTTTCACAGGCGAAATGGCAGAAGAGCAACCAACCATTTTGCAATTGGGCTATTATAAACAACATACGAATGTACACTCCCTTGCCTTCCGAGAGGAAGAGGGGACGTATCGAATTGTTTTGAATGAAGAAGAGGATCGGGATCTTGCAGATTTCAGGTTGAGTCGCCGAGAGGTGGAGGGAACGTATCTTTTTACGGCTCCGGATGCCAGCAGCGCCCACCAATATTTTCATGAATGGGTCATGGAGAACCGTGCCCCATATCGCTCTCAGAGAGGAGTCCATCGAATGAATGTGAACGAACATGTAATCGAACACCAGCCGCTTACCTTTGTGGGAATCAAACGAACATTTTCTTGTGTGGATGGTGAGAATTTAAGAGGAATCCCCAAGATGTGGCAGGATGCTTTGGCAGATGGGATTGAGGAACGTTTAAACGGGTTCAATAACGGAGCTATTCCCGGTCTGGTGGGCATCTGTGTAGATCAAAGAGAGCTGCAGGACAATCAAATGGAGTACTGGATTGCTACCTCTCACTCAGGTGAAGTGCCTGAAGGTTTGATGTCTATAGAACTGCCCGCGTCCCATTGGGTTGTATTCGAGGCGGATGCATTAGAGCCGGAGGCGATACAACGATTGTGGCATTATATTATGACAGAGTGGTTTCCTTCCACTACATATAAGCATGCAGGTATTCCGGAACTTGAAGTGTACAAAGGTCACCGCACACCTCCCCAAATCTGGATACCTGTAGTTGTTCAAAAAGTCCGCTTTTGA
- a CDS encoding CBS domain-containing protein: MEISYFLLPKAEVAYIKSTASMKDAIEQLESHHYTAIPVIDQDGKYVATLSEGDLLWKMRNTPGLTFDTMDQVQVHEINNRVYNECVFIEAEMEDMLTLAADQNFVPVVDVDRVFLGIIRRKDIIEYYTRNISD; the protein is encoded by the coding sequence ATGGAAATCAGCTATTTTTTACTCCCCAAAGCCGAAGTGGCCTATATCAAGTCTACCGCTTCCATGAAAGATGCTATTGAGCAATTGGAATCGCACCACTACACCGCCATTCCCGTGATTGACCAGGATGGAAAATATGTTGCTACCCTGTCCGAAGGCGATTTGTTATGGAAAATGCGAAATACACCCGGATTGACTTTTGATACGATGGATCAGGTTCAAGTCCATGAGATTAACAATCGGGTATATAATGAATGTGTATTCATTGAGGCTGAAATGGAGGATATGCTGACACTTGCAGCAGACCAAAATTTTGTGCCTGTGGTGGATGTCGATCGTGTCTTCCTCGGTATTATCCGTCGTAAGGATATTATTGAGTACTATACGCGTAACATTTCGGATTAG
- a CDS encoding penicillin-binding transpeptidase domain-containing protein: protein MKSKRKLMYGLLPILFAGGIGMYLYMQNNKEAEAKPQTTVNQYIEHLQKKEFDQLYTLMTSASLQESGMNKEQFVEKYNAIYSGMEVSTVKAEIKPVDVAETASDGSKTDAEKQNPDTYEVDYNLQLTTFLGEVSETHTLKLVRQELEDGGKNWQINWQPSLILNDMVKGSKVRVRTLFPDRGDIVDRDGLPLATKGTMNEWGIVPEKLGDNPDQMITRIASHYQVSEDAIHKALAQTWVKPEYFVPIGSTEEFDVPESLSGVTMQSKEIRYYPLGDAAAHLIGYVRKATKEDLDKDTEGYYRAEDWIGKAGLEQSMEKQLRGERGGLIEITDESGNSRSELIRKDAVDGQNVQLTISSKQQKKLYQTLSSGGDAGAMVLMNPTDGNLLALVSAPSYNPNKMVTGLTQAEWDAYSANEKLPFINRVTTRYAPGSTFKAITAAAGLMEKVTTADKTHEISGLQWRKDDSWGGYYVKRVKSLSPVNMVDALVYSDNIYFAMEATEMGSAKFIDGIQKFGFDDNFGLDELYLKPSQYANEAHKDLSSEVLLADTSYGQGEMLMSPIHLAAAFTPFLNEGKLVKPVLIVGKETSDPEVIITPDVANTVKDALREVVSRQGGTAHTLSSVAGSLAGKTGTAELKAKKGQQGLENGFFVTFDTESPSFLVAAVIEEVNGRGGSHYVVDRLKPFLEKLKLTEQ from the coding sequence ATGAAATCCAAACGTAAATTAATGTACGGACTGCTGCCCATCTTATTTGCAGGTGGAATCGGAATGTATCTATACATGCAGAATAACAAAGAAGCAGAAGCCAAGCCCCAGACTACCGTGAATCAGTACATAGAGCATCTGCAGAAAAAAGAGTTTGACCAGCTGTATACCTTGATGACGTCTGCTTCGTTGCAAGAGTCCGGCATGAACAAGGAACAATTTGTTGAAAAATACAATGCGATCTATTCGGGCATGGAAGTATCCACCGTCAAGGCGGAGATTAAGCCTGTGGATGTTGCCGAAACGGCTTCCGATGGCAGTAAGACCGATGCAGAGAAACAAAACCCGGATACGTATGAGGTGGATTACAACCTACAACTGACAACTTTTTTGGGAGAAGTCAGTGAGACGCATACATTGAAACTGGTTCGGCAGGAGCTTGAGGATGGGGGCAAAAACTGGCAAATTAACTGGCAGCCATCGCTGATCCTGAATGACATGGTAAAGGGCAGTAAGGTGCGAGTGAGGACACTGTTCCCGGATCGTGGAGACATTGTAGATCGTGATGGCTTGCCACTGGCTACCAAGGGCACGATGAACGAATGGGGCATTGTACCTGAGAAACTTGGTGATAACCCGGACCAGATGATTACCCGAATCGCAAGTCATTATCAGGTTTCGGAAGATGCCATTCACAAGGCGCTTGCACAGACATGGGTGAAGCCGGAGTACTTTGTCCCGATTGGTTCAACAGAGGAATTTGACGTGCCAGAATCGTTAAGCGGGGTTACGATGCAGAGCAAGGAAATCCGTTATTATCCACTCGGTGATGCGGCTGCGCACCTGATTGGTTACGTGCGCAAAGCCACCAAGGAAGATCTGGATAAGGATACAGAAGGCTATTATCGCGCAGAGGATTGGATTGGCAAAGCGGGTTTGGAGCAGTCCATGGAGAAGCAGCTGCGTGGTGAACGTGGTGGTTTGATTGAAATTACGGATGAGTCCGGTAACTCCCGTTCTGAGCTTATTCGCAAGGATGCTGTAGATGGACAGAATGTTCAACTGACGATTAGCTCCAAACAACAGAAGAAATTGTATCAGACATTGTCCAGTGGTGGAGACGCCGGTGCGATGGTTCTGATGAATCCGACGGACGGCAACTTGCTGGCGTTGGTGAGCGCACCTTCCTATAACCCGAACAAGATGGTTACAGGACTTACACAGGCAGAGTGGGATGCTTACTCGGCGAATGAGAAGCTTCCTTTTATCAATAGAGTTACTACACGATATGCACCAGGATCAACCTTCAAAGCGATAACTGCGGCAGCAGGCCTAATGGAGAAGGTAACGACAGCAGACAAAACTCATGAGATTTCCGGTTTGCAGTGGCGTAAGGACGACAGTTGGGGCGGATATTACGTCAAACGGGTGAAAAGTCTGAGTCCTGTTAATATGGTCGATGCTCTGGTGTATTCCGATAATATTTATTTTGCGATGGAAGCAACCGAGATGGGCAGTGCAAAGTTCATCGACGGGATTCAAAAGTTCGGGTTTGATGACAATTTCGGGTTGGATGAACTGTACCTGAAGCCAAGTCAATATGCGAATGAGGCTCACAAAGATCTTTCCTCCGAGGTGCTGCTGGCTGACACATCCTATGGACAGGGTGAAATGTTAATGTCGCCAATTCATCTCGCTGCTGCCTTTACGCCGTTTTTGAATGAAGGAAAGCTGGTGAAGCCTGTTCTGATTGTTGGCAAAGAAACATCTGACCCCGAGGTGATCATTACACCGGATGTGGCAAATACGGTCAAAGACGCTTTGAGAGAAGTCGTATCTCGCCAAGGCGGTACGGCACACACATTGAGCTCTGTTGCTGGCAGTCTTGCAGGTAAGACCGGCACGGCAGAACTGAAAGCGAAGAAGGGTCAGCAAGGGCTGGAGAATGGCTTCTTCGTCACCTTTGATACTGAATCACCATCTTTTCTGGTGGCAGCGGTGATTGAGGAAGTTAACGGCCGCGGCGGCAGCCATTATGTGGTGGATCGCTTGAAGCCGTTCTTGGAGAAGCTTAAATTGACGGAACAGTAA
- a CDS encoding TetR/AcrR family transcriptional regulator, whose protein sequence is METDKKVETKERILLATLELTKREGFEGITIKKIAEASSTNVALVNYYFGSKENLINDSVKLILNSFEHTFGILDDHSLPARVRLKRFLLDYLQVILEYPELLSRIILMGKTVFASQHEYGAFLNLLGFLKIKSVLKEITDEQQPEKLMTMTVQIFGALFLPALMSPILESGASVKIVPIEEQIDLLFDRYFH, encoded by the coding sequence ATGGAAACTGACAAAAAAGTGGAGACCAAAGAGAGGATTTTGCTTGCCACACTGGAGTTAACCAAGAGAGAAGGTTTTGAAGGTATAACGATAAAAAAAATTGCTGAAGCCTCAAGCACCAATGTTGCATTAGTTAATTATTATTTTGGTTCCAAAGAAAACTTGATCAACGATTCCGTTAAGTTGATATTGAACAGCTTTGAGCATACCTTTGGTATACTTGATGACCATTCATTACCAGCACGAGTTAGATTAAAGCGATTTTTACTGGATTATTTGCAAGTTATCCTCGAATATCCAGAGTTGCTCTCCAGAATTATCCTTATGGGTAAGACTGTTTTCGCATCCCAACATGAATATGGGGCCTTTTTAAACTTACTCGGTTTTCTGAAGATTAAGAGTGTTCTAAAAGAAATAACGGACGAACAACAGCCCGAGAAACTGATGACAATGACGGTACAGATATTTGGAGCGCTTTTTCTCCCGGCACTTATGAGCCCGATTCTGGAATCCGGAGCTTCCGTGAAGATTGTTCCTATAGAGGAACAAATTGACTTACTCTTTGACAGATACTTTCATTAA
- a CDS encoding HXXEE domain-containing protein, with protein MNVLRKYWQDLGLVIGLLVCIYVAVDWETIPRINSILWFSFVAILLHQFEEYRWPGYFPGVFNTVLFKSDSPERYPLNKQSAMIINVFIAYLFYLIPVMFPSVVWLGLAPVLMGFFQIIFHGLVLNVKAKTIYNPGLFTALFLHLPIGIWYIRYVHEYQLITVTDWIVGVIYFAIAVYIFIVKGNTWLKNKNSIHIFSPRELAPRNKK; from the coding sequence ATGAATGTGTTACGAAAATATTGGCAGGACTTAGGATTGGTCATTGGACTTCTTGTATGTATTTATGTTGCAGTGGATTGGGAAACGATTCCGCGGATCAACAGTATTTTATGGTTCAGCTTCGTAGCGATCCTCCTTCATCAGTTTGAAGAGTATCGTTGGCCGGGTTACTTTCCAGGCGTATTTAATACGGTCTTATTTAAAAGTGATTCACCAGAGAGATATCCGTTAAATAAACAGTCTGCAATGATAATTAATGTTTTTATTGCCTATCTCTTTTACTTGATCCCTGTTATGTTCCCTTCGGTGGTGTGGCTGGGGCTGGCTCCTGTTTTGATGGGCTTTTTCCAGATTATTTTCCATGGGCTTGTCTTGAACGTAAAAGCAAAAACCATCTATAACCCAGGGTTGTTTACCGCGTTATTTCTACATTTGCCAATTGGGATCTGGTATATCCGCTACGTGCATGAGTATCAGTTAATAACCGTAACAGACTGGATCGTGGGTGTGATTTATTTTGCCATCGCAGTCTATATCTTCATTGTAAAAGGAAATACGTGGCTAAAAAATAAAAACTCCATCCATATTTTTTCACCAAGGGAATTAGCTCCCCGTAACAAAAAATAA
- a CDS encoding class I SAM-dependent methyltransferase, protein MKNNIDYADFYERVGRTNGWNFSSMNVVSEKIGWNFYEEVVRHTRSSDLLLDIGTGGGEAVLSIAEEALLLVGIDLAQGMIGIAQQNLLAAEAHSAGTHSNVRFLQMDAEKLDFPDSFFNVVSSRHSRFSASEVFRVLTEGGFFLTQQVSEHDKSNISEVFGRGQSLGIQPGSLMERYKHELHEAGFHDIQSREYDAIEYYSTPDDLLFLLTHAPIIPGFGETASDLERFQQFVETYRCDQGIRTNSARFMLTARK, encoded by the coding sequence ATGAAAAACAACATAGATTACGCTGACTTTTATGAACGCGTAGGCCGGACGAATGGCTGGAACTTCAGCTCCATGAACGTTGTCTCGGAGAAGATCGGATGGAATTTCTATGAGGAAGTTGTTCGCCATACACGATCGTCCGATCTGTTACTCGATATTGGAACAGGCGGTGGAGAAGCTGTTCTGTCCATTGCAGAAGAAGCCTTGTTATTGGTGGGAATTGATCTCGCTCAAGGAATGATTGGAATTGCACAACAGAATCTTCTGGCTGCGGAAGCTCATTCCGCGGGAACTCATTCCAATGTACGCTTTCTTCAAATGGACGCAGAAAAACTGGATTTTCCTGATTCTTTCTTTAATGTGGTATCTTCCAGACACTCACGGTTCTCTGCTTCAGAAGTATTCAGGGTACTTACTGAGGGTGGATTTTTTCTAACTCAGCAGGTCAGCGAACACGATAAATCCAACATTTCAGAAGTTTTCGGCCGTGGGCAGAGCCTTGGCATTCAACCTGGTAGTTTGATGGAACGTTACAAGCATGAACTTCACGAAGCTGGATTCCATGACATTCAGTCCCGTGAATATGATGCGATTGAGTATTACTCCACACCTGATGATTTGCTGTTTCTGCTCACCCATGCACCGATTATTCCCGGTTTTGGAGAAACAGCCTCTGACCTTGAGCGATTCCAGCAGTTTGTGGAAACATATCGATGCGATCAAGGCATTCGCACCAACTCGGCCCGTTTTATGTTAACTGCCCGGAAATAA
- a CDS encoding VOC family protein, with protein sequence MAIRAKQIFVNLPVQDLKKSVEFFTKVGFEFDANFTDESATCMIIGENIYAMLLVEERFQSFISKKISNAADTTEVIVALSVDSRDQVDTIVQAALDAGAKPSNEPQDHGFMYGWSFQDLDDHLWEVSYMDLSAFPSA encoded by the coding sequence GTGGCTATTCGTGCAAAGCAGATTTTTGTCAATTTACCTGTTCAAGATTTGAAGAAATCCGTTGAATTTTTTACCAAAGTAGGATTTGAGTTTGACGCCAATTTTACGGACGAGTCTGCTACTTGTATGATTATTGGGGAGAATATTTATGCCATGCTTCTGGTGGAGGAACGTTTCCAATCCTTCATCTCGAAAAAAATCTCCAATGCCGCCGATACAACCGAAGTCATCGTTGCCCTCTCTGTAGATAGCCGTGATCAGGTAGATACGATTGTACAAGCTGCCCTTGATGCAGGAGCGAAGCCATCCAACGAACCGCAGGATCACGGATTCATGTACGGATGGAGTTTTCAGGATCTGGACGATCATCTGTGGGAAGTCTCCTATATGGATCTAAGCGCTTTTCCTTCGGCGTGA
- a CDS encoding FxLYD domain-containing protein, producing the protein MGLDKKTGETAELLSRQQQAAPRQGNTGQGRAFSWIIPLLLAAVMGALLTFYYKQEMGINAEVKSLHQQAEQAALEGKYKEALQLLDSALTKRPNYDALIQDRQITAKAFNLMNQLDEASTSLKTGKLSAGDKTIQAVAKTLMEREEPVFSKVRAVLNNRKVTLAVLKVKKEIDSLTTIEALAEKLDTVSNLKGKEAETVEKQIVDKLASISYKEAEQQVKQKNFTTALQTVDQGLSYAPENEKLTSYRERVLSEKKAFEKAEADRIQLAEQQAAEEDLMNRTAAVSVVNVVATLDMYGDLYISGSLINNATRPISSVTVLIDIYDIDGVYLGQTYADVYPSWLDVGEEGFFETYYYGVYEEAEISVVNATWYLE; encoded by the coding sequence GTGGGTTTGGATAAAAAAACAGGGGAAACAGCCGAATTATTATCCCGGCAGCAACAGGCTGCACCCAGACAGGGCAACACCGGTCAAGGCCGCGCATTTAGTTGGATCATTCCACTGCTACTTGCAGCCGTGATGGGGGCTTTACTAACGTTCTACTACAAGCAGGAGATGGGTATTAATGCGGAGGTGAAATCTCTGCATCAACAGGCGGAACAGGCTGCACTAGAGGGGAAATATAAAGAGGCCCTTCAACTGCTGGACAGTGCTCTAACGAAACGACCGAATTATGATGCACTAATACAGGATCGGCAAATTACGGCGAAGGCGTTCAACTTGATGAATCAGTTGGATGAGGCATCGACAAGTCTGAAGACTGGAAAGCTGTCAGCAGGAGATAAGACCATTCAGGCTGTAGCCAAAACACTGATGGAGCGGGAAGAACCTGTTTTCTCCAAAGTGCGTGCCGTGTTAAATAACAGAAAGGTAACGCTGGCCGTATTGAAGGTGAAAAAGGAAATCGACAGTTTGACAACAATAGAGGCACTAGCCGAGAAGTTGGATACCGTATCAAACTTGAAAGGTAAGGAAGCTGAAACGGTAGAGAAGCAAATTGTCGACAAGCTCGCAAGCATAAGTTATAAAGAGGCGGAACAGCAAGTAAAGCAAAAGAATTTCACAACTGCTTTACAAACGGTCGACCAGGGGTTGTCTTATGCGCCGGAAAATGAAAAACTGACTTCGTATCGTGAACGGGTGCTCAGTGAAAAAAAGGCATTTGAAAAAGCGGAAGCGGATCGCATTCAACTGGCAGAGCAACAGGCTGCAGAAGAAGATTTGATGAATCGAACGGCGGCAGTGAGTGTCGTGAATGTTGTTGCAACGCTTGATATGTACGGGGATCTCTATATTAGCGGTTCATTAATCAATAACGCAACTCGTCCAATCTCTTCCGTCACAGTTTTGATTGATATTTATGATATAGACGGTGTATACCTGGGCCAAACTTATGCAGATGTGTATCCAAGCTGGCTGGATGTGGGGGAAGAAGGTTTCTTTGAAACCTATTATTATGGTGTGTACGAGGAAGCGGAAATCTCTGTTGTGAATGCAACGTGGTATCTCGAATAG
- a CDS encoding S1C family serine protease yields MAKRTWSTIIASAIIIGAGAGGVFWIHEHSADQLQDGPRLAVVAVKETENAAATTASKQPVKKTRKQIIEESQKKVVTIESSNGLGSGFLYNDLGDVVTNAHVVEGAKEVTIRTLNHEKYKGTVIGIGEETDIAVVRVPELKKVKPLAIAKSKAETGDEILALGSPLGLENTVTTGIISGVGRSFEIAPYIYSNLYQISAPITHGNSGGPLINAETGEVLGINSAVVEQEGGIGFSIPITSVLKQVQAWSKKPSSTTAVQTAGGIGSESTSASAEAEGLVTEFYNSLNLSDYVTAYALLGSEWQSGTSYAKFREGYLNTSYVTIGEVSSIDKGNDGMEVTAVITADERRDGEYVTTKYKVTYQVASENGQLKILHGKGKKIT; encoded by the coding sequence ATGGCCAAACGAACATGGAGTACGATCATAGCCAGTGCCATTATCATTGGGGCTGGAGCAGGAGGCGTGTTCTGGATACACGAGCATTCAGCAGATCAGTTGCAGGATGGGCCCAGACTTGCAGTTGTTGCCGTGAAGGAAACGGAAAACGCGGCAGCCACGACAGCTTCCAAGCAACCCGTGAAGAAGACACGCAAACAAATAATTGAAGAAAGTCAGAAGAAAGTAGTTACAATTGAGAGCAGCAACGGATTGGGCTCTGGCTTTCTCTACAATGATCTGGGAGATGTCGTAACCAATGCGCATGTGGTAGAGGGTGCGAAGGAAGTAACCATTCGGACTTTGAACCATGAAAAATATAAAGGAACCGTAATCGGAATCGGGGAAGAAACAGATATTGCTGTCGTTCGAGTACCTGAATTGAAAAAGGTGAAACCTCTGGCTATCGCCAAATCTAAAGCCGAGACTGGAGATGAAATCCTAGCTCTGGGAAGCCCGCTGGGATTAGAGAACACGGTAACTACAGGCATTATCAGCGGTGTTGGACGCAGCTTCGAAATTGCGCCTTACATTTACAGCAATCTATATCAGATCTCGGCGCCGATTACCCATGGCAACAGTGGTGGACCTTTAATCAACGCAGAGACGGGCGAAGTGCTTGGTATTAACTCAGCCGTTGTGGAACAGGAGGGCGGGATCGGATTCAGTATCCCTATCACCAGCGTGCTGAAGCAGGTGCAAGCCTGGTCCAAGAAGCCATCCAGCACAACGGCGGTTCAGACGGCGGGGGGGATTGGATCGGAATCGACCTCTGCTTCTGCGGAAGCAGAAGGGCTGGTGACCGAGTTTTACAACAGTCTGAATCTAAGTGACTATGTTACAGCTTATGCGTTGCTCGGAAGTGAATGGCAGAGCGGCACAAGTTATGCCAAGTTTCGTGAGGGTTACCTCAATACCAGTTATGTGACGATTGGAGAGGTCTCTTCTATAGACAAGGGCAATGACGGAATGGAAGTGACTGCAGTGATTACAGCCGATGAACGCAGAGATGGCGAATATGTAACGACGAAGTATAAGGTTACCTATCAGGTTGCTTCTGAGAATGGTCAATTGAAAATATTGCATGGTAAAGGTAAGAAAATAACATAA
- a CDS encoding TetR/AcrR family transcriptional regulator, giving the protein MNKKQLQTEQTKKKLADASKALFVQKGYKATSIEDIVAATGSSKGNIYYHFKSKEGLFLYLIDEWDREWEESWAAKEHLYRTSTEKIYGLAEQLVMDDMNHPLTKAADEFFTGEKKENDIEERISLMFERHLQFNKQMIEQGIESGEFKADNVDHLALILESTIIGLSQMSRGMEPEQALALYRQAASVFLHGIAKDKA; this is encoded by the coding sequence ATGAATAAAAAGCAACTTCAAACCGAGCAGACCAAGAAAAAACTTGCGGATGCTTCCAAAGCCCTTTTTGTACAAAAAGGCTACAAAGCAACGTCTATTGAGGATATTGTAGCTGCGACGGGCAGCAGCAAAGGCAATATATATTACCATTTTAAAAGCAAAGAAGGCCTGTTCCTCTATCTAATCGATGAGTGGGATCGGGAGTGGGAAGAGAGTTGGGCGGCCAAAGAACATCTCTATCGCACCTCCACGGAGAAGATTTATGGTTTGGCTGAACAACTCGTCATGGATGATATGAATCACCCACTGACGAAAGCGGCTGATGAGTTCTTCACAGGGGAAAAGAAAGAAAATGATATTGAGGAGCGGATCTCCTTAATGTTTGAGCGGCATCTACAATTCAACAAACAAATGATAGAACAAGGGATTGAGAGTGGTGAGTTCAAAGCAGACAATGTAGATCATCTCGCACTGATCTTGGAAAGTACCATTATTGGTCTAAGTCAGATGTCACGGGGCATGGAGCCTGAACAGGCTCTTGCGTTATACCGCCAGGCTGCCAGTGTATTCTTGCACGGGATTGCAAAAGATAAAGCTTAA
- a CDS encoding MFS transporter: MALLTRNRGALLLLMFNIFLVFTGIGLVVPIMPAYMDLLHITGFTVGLLVAAFSFTQFLFSPLAGRWSDTWGRKKIIVGGMLIFAVSEFMFGVVNAPVLLFAARMLGGIGAAMIFPAVMAYTADITTEEERGKGMGLINAAITTGFIIGPGIGGYIADFGIRIPFYAAGVAGLLASIITLIILPESTRSTGEQSKPAAGEANVKAPGMISQLLNSYREPYFFSLIIVFVMAFGLANYETVFSLFVDHKFGFTTKDIAFIITFGSIAGAVVQVSLIGWLLNRFGEKMVISVCLLFVAVFVLLTLFVHTYWLILVVTFIVFLGMDILRPAISTQMSKLAQEQQGFVAGLNSAYTSLGNIAGPIVAGALFDVNINYPYVSAAAVLAICFLLSLRVLRGGKTVKQPKAEM; this comes from the coding sequence ATGGCATTACTAACACGGAACAGGGGCGCACTGCTGCTGTTAATGTTTAATATTTTTCTTGTTTTTACGGGTATTGGTCTGGTTGTGCCGATCATGCCTGCGTATATGGATCTTCTCCATATCACCGGATTCACAGTTGGATTGCTGGTCGCGGCATTCTCCTTCACACAGTTTCTGTTCTCCCCGCTAGCGGGTCGTTGGTCGGATACGTGGGGACGTAAAAAAATTATCGTTGGCGGTATGCTAATCTTTGCCGTATCGGAGTTTATGTTTGGTGTGGTTAATGCACCGGTGCTGCTCTTCGCAGCCCGTATGCTTGGTGGGATTGGAGCAGCGATGATCTTCCCGGCAGTTATGGCATACACTGCGGATATTACTACGGAGGAAGAACGCGGCAAAGGTATGGGCTTGATTAATGCAGCCATTACAACCGGATTTATCATCGGACCGGGAATTGGTGGATACATTGCTGACTTTGGCATTCGAATTCCGTTCTACGCCGCAGGGGTTGCCGGTTTGCTCGCATCCATCATTACATTAATTATTTTGCCTGAATCTACCCGAAGCACAGGAGAACAAAGTAAACCTGCGGCTGGCGAGGCGAATGTCAAAGCTCCGGGTATGATATCTCAATTACTGAATTCGTACCGTGAACCCTACTTCTTTAGCTTGATTATTGTGTTTGTTATGGCATTTGGTCTGGCGAACTATGAGACCGTATTTTCACTGTTTGTGGATCACAAGTTTGGTTTCACCACGAAAGACATTGCATTCATTATTACATTTGGTTCCATCGCGGGTGCGGTTGTGCAAGTATCCCTGATCGGTTGGTTGCTTAATCGGTTTGGTGAAAAGATGGTCATTTCGGTCTGTCTGTTATTTGTAGCCGTATTTGTACTATTGACCTTGTTTGTGCACACGTACTGGCTCATTCTTGTCGTAACGTTTATCGTCTTTCTGGGGATGGATATTTTGCGTCCGGCAATCAGCACACAGATGTCCAAACTTGCACAAGAACAACAGGGCTTTGTGGCTGGATTGAACTCGGCGTATACCAGTTTGGGGAATATCGCAGGTCCGATCGTAGCTGGAGCACTGTTCGATGTGAATATTAACTATCCTTATGTTTCAGCAGCTGCCGTCCTGGCGATCTGTTTCCTGTTATCCCTACGGGTACTCCGAGGAGGCAAAACGGTGAAACAACCGAAGGCTGAGATGTAA
- a CDS encoding DUF3934 family protein produces MSKAKGKGGTGRGTGKKGWNRWQAAANRAKSTPKPYKSKGTKKKDDTETSSGKPE; encoded by the coding sequence ATGAGCAAAGCAAAAGGAAAAGGCGGCACCGGCCGTGGCACGGGTAAAAAAGGCTGGAACCGTTGGCAAGCCGCTGCTAACCGGGCAAAGAGTACCCCGAAGCCTTATAAAAGTAAAGGTACGAAGAAGAAGGACGATACCGAAACTTCAAGTGGCAAGCCCGAGTAA